The Mobula hypostoma chromosome 22, sMobHyp1.1, whole genome shotgun sequence genome includes a region encoding these proteins:
- the rpl38 gene encoding 60S ribosomal protein L38: MPRMIAEIKDFLLTARRKDAKSVKIKKNKDNVKFKVRCSRYLYTLVITDKEKAEKLKQSLPPGLAVKELK, translated from the exons ATG CCTCGTATGATTGCTGAAATCAAAGATTTCTTGCTAACAGCAAGAAGAAAGGATGCAAAAT CTGTGAAAATCAAGAAGAACAAAGATAATGTAAAATTTAAAGTACGGTGCAGTAGGTATCTGTACACACTAGTCATCACAGACAAAGAAAAGGCTGAAAAACTCAAACAGTCCTTGCCCCCAG GTTTGGctgtcaaagaactgaagtga